A stretch of the Clostridiales bacterium genome encodes the following:
- a CDS encoding Cna B-type domain-containing protein, whose amino-acid sequence MTLTSEDNWAKKTITGLDKYSGGQEITYSWAEGNMPEGYSLTDTSVNGTVTTLTNSYDVKHTEASVVKVWNDSEDHDGFRPATLTVTGVANGKATDKSVTLTSEDNWAKKTITGLDKYSGGQEITYSWAEGNMPEGYSLTDTSVNGTVTTLTNSYDVKHTEASVVKVWNDSEDHDGFRPATLTVTLLANGKATDKSVTLTSEDNWAKKTITGLDKYSGGQEITYSWAEGNMPEGYSLTDTSVNGTVTTLTNSYDVKHTEASVVKVWNDSEDHDGFRPATLTVTLLANGKATDKSVTLTSEDNWAKKTITGLDKYSGGQEITYSWAEGNMPEGYSLTDTSVNGTVTTLTNSYDVKHTEASVVKVWNDSEDHDGFRPATLTVTRVANGKATDKSVTLTSEDNWAKKTITGLDKYSGGQEITYSWAEGNMPEGYSLTDTSANGTVTTLTNSYDVKHTEASVVKVWNDSEDHDGFRPATLTVTLLANGKATDKSVTLTSEDNWAKKTITGLDKYSGGQEITYSWAEGNMPEGYSLTDTSANGTVTTLTNSYDVKHTEASVVKVWNDSEDHDGFRPATLTVTLLANGKATDKSVTLTSEDNWAKKTITGLDKYSGGQEITYSWAEGNMPEGYSLTDTSVNGTVTTLTNSYDVKHTEASVVKVWNDSEDHDGFRPATLTVTLLANGKATDKSVTLTSEDNWAKKTITGLDKYSGGQEITYSWAEGNMPEGYSLTDTSVNGTVTTLTNSYDVKHTEASVVKVWNDSEDHDGFRPATLTVTLLANGKATDKSVTLTSEDNWAKKTITGLDKYSGGQDITYSWAEGNMPEGYSLTDHERERHGDDADEQL is encoded by the coding sequence GTGACGCTGACGTCTGAAGACAACTGGGCGAAGAAGACGATTACCGGCCTGGACAAGTACAGCGGCGGCCAGGAAATTACATACAGCTGGGCTGAAGGCAATATGCCGGAAGGCTACAGCCTGACCGACACGAGCGTGAACGGCACGGTGACGACGCTGACGAACAGCTATGACGTGAAGCATACCGAAGCGTCTGTTGTGAAGGTCTGGAACGACAGTGAGGACCATGACGGCTTCCGTCCGGCGACGCTGACCGTGACCGGGGTGGCGAACGGCAAGGCGACGGACAAGAGCGTGACGCTGACGTCTGAAGACAACTGGGCGAAGAAGACGATTACCGGCCTGGACAAGTACAGCGGCGGCCAGGAAATTACATACAGCTGGGCTGAAGGCAATATGCCAGAAGGCTACAGCCTGACCGACACGAGCGTGAACGGCACGGTGACGACGCTGACGAACAGCTATGACGTGAAGCATACCGAAGCGTCTGTTGTGAAGGTCTGGAACGACAGTGAGGACCATGACGGCTTCCGTCCGGCGACGCTGACCGTGACGCTGCTGGCGAACGGCAAGGCGACGGACAAGAGCGTGACGCTGACGTCTGAAGACAACTGGGCGAAGAAGACGATTACCGGCCTGGACAAGTACAGCGGCGGCCAGGAAATTACATACAGCTGGGCTGAAGGCAATATGCCGGAAGGCTACAGCCTGACCGACACGAGCGTGAACGGCACGGTGACGACGCTGACGAACAGCTATGACGTGAAGCATACCGAAGCGTCTGTTGTGAAGGTCTGGAACGACAGCGAGGACCATGACGGCTTCCGTCCGGCGACGCTGACCGTGACGCTGCTGGCGAACGGCAAGGCGACGGACAAGAGCGTGACGCTGACGTCTGAAGACAACTGGGCGAAGAAGACGATTACCGGCCTGGACAAGTACAGCGGCGGCCAGGAAATTACATACAGCTGGGCTGAAGGCAATATGCCGGAAGGCTACAGCCTGACCGACACGAGCGTGAACGGCACGGTGACGACGCTGACGAACAGCTATGACGTGAAGCATACCGAAGCGTCTGTTGTGAAGGTCTGGAACGACAGTGAGGACCATGACGGCTTCCGTCCGGCGACGCTGACCGTGACGCGCGTGGCGAACGGCAAGGCGACGGACAAGAGCGTGACGCTGACGTCTGAAGACAACTGGGCGAAGAAGACGATTACCGGCCTGGACAAGTACAGCGGCGGCCAGGAAATTACATACAGCTGGGCTGAAGGCAATATGCCAGAAGGCTACAGCCTGACCGACACGAGCGCGAACGGCACGGTGACGACGCTGACGAACAGCTATGACGTGAAGCACACCGAAGCGTCTGTTGTGAAGGTCTGGAACGACAGTGAGGACCATGACGGCTTCCGTCCGGCGACGCTGACCGTGACGCTGCTGGCGAACGGCAAGGCGACGGACAAGAGCGTGACGCTGACGTCTGAAGACAACTGGGCGAAGAAGACGATTACCGGCCTGGACAAGTACAGCGGCGGCCAGGAAATTACATACAGCTGGGCTGAAGGCAATATGCCAGAAGGCTACAGCCTGACCGACACGAGCGCGAACGGCACGGTGACGACGCTGACGAACAGCTATGACGTGAAGCACACCGAAGCGTCTGTTGTGAAGGTCTGGAACGACAGTGAGGACCATGACGGCTTCCGTCCGGCGACGCTGACCGTGACGCTGCTGGCGAACGGCAAGGCGACGGACAAGAGCGTGACGCTGACGTCTGAAGACAACTGGGCGAAGAAGACGATTACCGGCCTGGACAAGTACAGCGGCGGCCAGGAAATTACATACAGCTGGGCTGAAGGCAATATGCCGGAAGGCTACAGCCTGACCGACACGAGCGTGAACGGCACGGTGACGACGCTGACGAACAGCTATGACGTGAAGCACACCGAAGCGTCTGTTGTGAAGGTCTGGAACGACAGTGAGGACCATGACGGCTTCCGTCCGGCGACGCTGACCGTGACGCTGCTGGCGAACGGCAAGGCGACGGACAAGAGCGTGACGCTGACGTCTGAAGACAACTGGGCGAAGAAGACGATTACCGGCCTGGACAAGTACAGCGGCGGCCAGGAAATTACATACAGCTGGGCTGAAGGCAATATGCCGGAAGGCTACAGCCTGACCGACACGAGCGTGAACGGCACGGTGACGACGCTGACGAACAGCTATGACGTGAAGCATACCGAAGCGTCTGTTGTGAAGGTCTGGAACGACAGTGAGGACCATGACGGCTTCCGTCCGGCGACGCTGACCGTGACGCTGCTGGCGAACGGCAAGGCGACGGACAAGAGCGTGACGCTGACGTCTGAAGACAACTGGGCGAAGAAGACGATTACCGGCCTGGACAAGTACAGCGGCGGCCAGGACATTACATACAGCTGGGCTGAAGGCAATATGCCGGAAGGCTACAGCCTGACCGACCACGAGCGTGAACGGCACGGTGACGACGCTGACGAACAGCTATGA
- a CDS encoding Cna B-type domain-containing protein, whose amino-acid sequence MTTLTNSYDVKHTEASVVKVWNDSEDHDGFRPATLTVTLLANGKATDKSVTLTSEDNWAKKTITGLDKYSGGQEITYSWAEGNMPEGYSLTDTSVNGTVTTLTNSYDVKHTEASVVKVWNDSEDHDGFRPATLTVARLANGKATDKSVTLTSEDNWAKKTITGLDKYSGGQEITYSWAEGNMPEGYSLTDTSVNGTVTTLTNSYDVKHTEASVVKVWNDSEDHDGFRPATLTVTLLANGKATDKSVTLTSEDNWAKKTITGLDKYSGGQEITYSWAEGNMPEGYSLTDTSANGTVTTLTNSYDVKHTEASVVKVWNDSEDHDGFRPATLTVTLLANGKATDKSVTLTSEDNWAKKTITGLDKYSGGQEITYSWAEGNMPEGYSLTDTSVNGTVTTLTNSYDVKHTEASVVKVWNDSEDHDGFRPATLTVTLLANGKATDKSVTLTSEDNWAKKTITGLDKYSGGQEITYSWAEGNMPEGYSLTDTSVNGTVTTLTNSYDVKHTEASVVKVWNDSEDHDGFRPATLTVTLGATGKATDKSVTLTSEDNWAKKTITGLDKYSGGQEITYSWAEGNMPEGYSLTDTSVNGTVTTLTNSYDVKHTEASVVKVWNDSEDHDGFRPATLTVTRWRTARRRTRA is encoded by the coding sequence GTGACGACGCTGACGAACAGCTATGACGTGAAGCATACCGAAGCGTCTGTTGTGAAGGTCTGGAACGACAGCGAGGACCATGACGGCTTCCGTCCGGCGACGCTGACCGTGACGCTGCTGGCGAACGGCAAGGCGACGGACAAGAGCGTGACGCTGACGTCTGAAGACAACTGGGCGAAGAAGACGATTACCGGCCTGGACAAGTACAGCGGCGGCCAGGAAATTACATACAGCTGGGCTGAAGGCAATATGCCGGAAGGCTACAGCCTGACCGACACGAGCGTGAACGGCACGGTGACGACGCTGACGAACAGCTATGACGTGAAGCATACCGAAGCGTCTGTTGTGAAGGTCTGGAACGACAGTGAGGACCATGACGGCTTCCGTCCGGCGACGCTGACCGTGGCGCGGCTGGCGAACGGCAAGGCGACGGACAAGAGCGTGACGCTGACGTCTGAAGACAACTGGGCGAAGAAGACGATTACCGGCCTGGACAAGTACAGCGGCGGCCAGGAAATTACATACAGCTGGGCTGAAGGCAATATGCCGGAAGGCTACAGCCTGACCGACACGAGCGTGAACGGCACGGTGACGACGCTGACGAACAGCTATGACGTGAAGCATACCGAAGCGTCTGTTGTGAAGGTCTGGAACGACAGTGAGGACCATGACGGCTTCCGTCCGGCGACGCTGACCGTGACGCTGCTGGCGAACGGCAAGGCGACGGACAAGAGCGTGACGCTGACGTCTGAAGACAACTGGGCGAAGAAGACGATTACCGGCCTGGACAAGTACAGCGGCGGCCAGGAAATTACATACAGCTGGGCTGAAGGCAATATGCCGGAAGGCTACAGCCTGACCGACACGAGCGCGAACGGCACGGTGACGACGCTGACGAACAGCTATGACGTGAAGCATACCGAAGCGTCTGTTGTGAAGGTCTGGAACGACAGTGAGGACCATGACGGCTTCCGTCCGGCGACGCTGACCGTGACGCTGCTGGCGAACGGCAAGGCGACGGACAAGAGCGTGACGCTGACGTCTGAAGACAACTGGGCGAAGAAGACGATTACCGGCCTGGACAAGTACAGCGGCGGCCAGGAAATTACATACAGCTGGGCTGAAGGCAATATGCCAGAAGGCTACAGCCTGACCGACACGAGCGTGAACGGCACGGTGACGACGCTGACGAACAGCTATGACGTGAAGCACACCGAAGCGTCTGTTGTGAAGGTCTGGAACGACAGTGAGGACCATGACGGCTTCCGTCCGGCGACGCTGACCGTGACGCTGCTGGCGAACGGCAAGGCGACGGACAAGAGCGTGACGCTGACGTCTGAAGACAACTGGGCGAAGAAGACGATTACCGGCCTGGACAAGTACAGCGGCGGCCAGGAAATTACATACAGCTGGGCTGAAGGCAATATGCCGGAAGGCTACAGCCTGACCGACACGAGCGTGAACGGCACGGTGACGACGCTGACGAACAGCTATGACGTGAAGCATACCGAAGCGTCTGTTGTGAAGGTCTGGAACGACAGCGAGGACCATGACGGCTTCCGTCCGGCGACGCTGACCGTGACCCTCGGGGCGACGGGCAAGGCGACGGACAAGAGCGTGACGCTGACGTCTGAAGACAACTGGGCGAAGAAGACGATTACCGGCCTGGACAAGTACAGCGGCGGCCAGGAAATTACATACAGCTGGGCTGAAGGCAATATGCCGGAAGGCTACAGCCTGACCGACACGAGCGTGAACGGCACGGTGACGACGCTGACGAACAGCTATGACGTGAAGCATACCGAAGCGTCTGTTGTGAAGGTCTGGAACGACAGTGAGGACCATGACGGCTTCCGTCCGGCGACGCTGACCGTGACGCGCTGGCGAACGGCAAGGCGACGGACAAGAGCGTGA
- a CDS encoding Cna B-type domain-containing protein — translation MPEGYSLTDTSVNGTVTTLTNSYDVKHTEASVVKVWNDSEDHDGFRPATLTVTLLANGKATDKSVTLTSEDNWAKKTITGLDKYSGGQEITYSWAEGNMPEGYSLTDTSVNGTVTTLTNSYDVKHTEASVVKVWNDSEDHDGFRPASVTVKLLANNEEAGEVTLNAGNEWKHVWTGLNKYEGGAEIEYTVSEVQVPGYKTPVVHKISEDIWAYTITNSQTEISVSKQDVAKSEELPGAKIQILDAEGNAFKEWISGNEPKKITGLVTNKTYKLHEVVAPEGYAYTTDIEFTVKKDGTVDAGNALTHDEDGNQVILVKDALIHVEVKKTDIAGSEEVAGATLVVLDKDEKVVDSWVSEEGKTHVVEHLNAGESYTLRETVAPEGYAYTTDIEFTVKKDGTVDAGNALTHDEDGNQVILVKDALIHVEVKKTDIAGSEEVAGATLVVLDKDEKVVDSWVSEEGKTHVVEHLNAGESYTLRETVAPEGYAYTTDIEFTVKKDGTVDAGNALTHDEDGNQVILVKDALIHVEVKKTDIAGSEEVAGATLVVLDKDEKVVDSWVSEEGKTHVVEHLNAGESYTLRETVAPEGYAYTTDIEFTVKKDGTVDAGNALTHDEDGNQVILVKDALIHVEVKKTDIAGSEEVAGATLVVLDKDEKVVDSWVSEEGKTHVVEHLNAGESYTLRETVAPEGYAYTTDIEFTVKKDGTVDAGNALTHDEDGNQVILVKDALIHVEVKKTDIAGSEEVAGATLVVLDKDEKVVDSWVSEEGKTHVVEHLNAGENYTLRETVAPEGYAYTTDIEFTVKKDGTVDAGNALTHDEDGNQVILVKDALIHVEVKKTDIAGSEEVAGATLVVLDKDEKVVDSWVSEEGKTHVVEHLNAGENYTLRETVAPEGYAYTTDIEFTVKKDGTVDAGNALTHDEDGNQVILVKDALIHVEVKKTDIAGSEEVAGATLVVLDKDEKVVDSWVSEEGKTHVVEHLNAGESYTLRETVAPTGYAYATDIEFTVNKDGSVTTKGSTTTDEEGNTVILVKDALLDIEVRKTDIAGSEEVEGAVLIVLDKDGKVVDSWTSSKAEGDHIIKNLDAGATYTLREAIAPDGYTVTTDITFAVDKAGNVTTKAKTIIDDDGNTVILVEDAKTSIKVSKVDIAGGAELEGAHIQILDSEGKVVTEWDSTKEAHVVKGLKTGVEYKLKETVAPDGYTIAATTTFTIDETGKVTSTGTVTEDGVLLVEDAKTHIEVSKVDIADGEELEGAEIQILKEVKGDEEKDDSKEYVEIEGKTYEVVDKWTSEKDKTHVVEGLLTDTEYTLRETVAPGGYTIATNTTFTIDENGKVTSTGTVSDNGVLLVEDAKTHIEVSKVDIADGEELEGAEIQILKEVKDDEEKDDSKEYVEIEGKTYEVVDKWTSEKDSTHVVEGLLTDTEYTLRETVAPEGYTIATNTTFTIDENGKVTSTGSVTENGILLVEDAKTHIEVSKVDIADGEELEGAEIQILKEVKDDEEKDDSKEYVEIEGKTYEVVDKWTSEKDSTHVVEGLLTDTEYTLRETVAPEGYTIATNTTFTIDENGKVTSTGSVTEDGILLVEDAKTHIEVSKVDIANGEELPGAEIQILKEVKDDEEKEAGKEYVEIEGKTYEVVDKWTSEKDSTHVVEGLLTDTEYTLRETVAPEGYTIATNTTFTIDENGKVTSTGSVTEDGILLVEDAKTHIEVSKVDIANGEELPGAEIQILKEVKGDEEKEAGKEYVEIEGKTYEVVDKWTSEKDNTHVIEGLLTGTEYILRETVAPNGYDIATDTTFTIDELGNVTSTGTVTEDGILLVEDAMFKVPAAVKKVWNDGNNQDGVRPLIVRVNLLANGVKVDSVVLSMANGWMAVINDLPMVDGEQKDIEYTWAEEAPGNGYTLTSQEKKGTLTTITNSLPPETTGLSVQKTWDDDNNAYQTRPAEIKVQLYADGKACGDAVALNAANSWKAEWTGLDKFVNEDCQTGHAKEIIYTVEELEVPEGYQAAVSGNAKTGFVIRNVLERGKLIIEKNFQFGEIEPDEPDNTPMDIPVTKTWNDNGNKDGNRPASITVRLLADGTEVASAELTAAGGWGTVFTGLPRYNGEEKIHYTITEDPVAWYTAEINGFNIRNNYVPEVTSATVRKVWDDNNNAEKMRPSSIHVMLSNGTTVLLSEENGWTATINNLPTRVNGQPVTYTWTEQTVIAYKQSKVEQQGNTTIFTNSFTQIPKVPDLPKKPTVPDGTWERFEEYDTPLGVQTIINHVGDCFD, via the coding sequence ATGCCGGAAGGCTACAGCCTGACCGACACGAGCGTGAACGGCACGGTGACGACGCTGACGAACAGCTATGACGTGAAGCATACCGAAGCGTCTGTTGTGAAGGTCTGGAACGACAGTGAGGACCATGACGGCTTCCGTCCGGCGACGCTGACCGTGACGCTGCTGGCGAACGGCAAGGCGACGGACAAGAGCGTGACGCTGACGTCTGAAGACAACTGGGCGAAGAAGACGATTACCGGCCTGGACAAGTACAGCGGCGGCCAGGAAATTACATACAGCTGGGCTGAAGGCAATATGCCGGAAGGCTACAGCCTGACCGACACGAGCGTGAACGGCACGGTGACGACGCTGACGAACAGCTATGACGTGAAGCATACCGAAGCGTCTGTTGTGAAGGTCTGGAACGACAGTGAGGACCATGACGGCTTCCGTCCGGCGAGCGTGACGGTAAAACTGCTGGCGAATAACGAGGAAGCCGGCGAAGTGACGCTGAACGCGGGTAATGAGTGGAAGCATGTGTGGACTGGCCTGAACAAGTACGAAGGCGGCGCGGAGATCGAGTATACGGTGTCCGAAGTACAGGTTCCGGGTTATAAGACGCCTGTTGTTCATAAGATTTCTGAAGACATATGGGCATATACCATCACAAACAGCCAGACAGAAATCAGCGTTAGTAAGCAGGATGTCGCAAAGAGCGAAGAATTGCCTGGTGCGAAAATTCAGATTCTGGATGCCGAAGGCAATGCGTTCAAGGAATGGATTTCTGGTAACGAACCTAAAAAGATCACAGGCCTTGTGACAAACAAAACTTATAAATTGCATGAAGTTGTGGCGCCGGAAGGTTATGCGTACACGACAGATATCGAGTTCACGGTGAAGAAAGACGGCACAGTAGATGCCGGAAATGCACTGACACATGATGAAGACGGAAACCAGGTCATTCTGGTGAAGGATGCTCTCATCCATGTTGAGGTGAAGAAGACCGATATCGCGGGCAGCGAAGAAGTCGCGGGCGCGACACTGGTTGTTCTGGATAAGGACGAGAAGGTAGTCGACAGCTGGGTCTCCGAGGAAGGGAAGACCCATGTGGTCGAGCACCTGAACGCAGGCGAAAGCTACACGCTGCGTGAGACGGTGGCGCCGGAAGGTTATGCGTACACGACAGATATCGAGTTCACGGTGAAGAAAGACGGCACAGTAGATGCCGGAAATGCGCTGACACATGATGAAGACGGAAACCAGGTCATTCTGGTGAAGGATGCTCTCATCCATGTTGAGGTGAAGAAGACCGATATCGCGGGCAGCGAAGAAGTCGCGGGCGCGACGCTGGTTGTTCTGGATAAGGACGAGAAGGTAGTCGACAGCTGGGTCTCCGAGGAAGGGAAGACCCATGTGGTCGAGCACCTGAACGCAGGCGAAAGCTACACGCTGCGTGAGACGGTGGCGCCGGAAGGTTATGCGTACACGACAGATATCGAGTTCACGGTGAAGAAAGACGGCACAGTAGATGCCGGAAATGCGCTGACACATGATGAAGACGGAAACCAGGTCATTCTGGTGAAGGATGCTCTCATCCATGTTGAGGTGAAGAAGACCGATATCGCGGGCAGCGAAGAAGTCGCGGGCGCGACGCTGGTTGTTCTGGATAAGGACGAGAAGGTAGTCGACAGCTGGGTCTCCGAGGAAGGGAAGACCCATGTGGTCGAGCACCTGAACGCGGGCGAAAGCTACACGCTGCGTGAGACGGTGGCGCCGGAAGGTTATGCGTACACGACAGATATCGAGTTCACGGTGAAGAAAGACGGCACAGTAGATGCCGGAAATGCACTGACACATGATGAAGACGGAAACCAGGTCATTCTGGTGAAGGATGCTCTCATCCATGTTGAGGTGAAGAAGACCGATATCGCGGGCAGCGAAGAAGTCGCGGGCGCGACGCTGGTTGTTCTGGATAAGGACGAGAAGGTAGTCGACAGCTGGGTCTCCGAGGAAGGGAAGACCCATGTGGTCGAGCACCTGAACGCAGGCGAAAGCTACACGCTGCGTGAGACAGTGGCGCCGGAAGGTTATGCGTACACGACAGATATCGAGTTCACGGTGAAGAAAGACGGCACAGTAGATGCCGGAAATGCGCTGACACATGATGAAGACGGAAACCAGGTCATTCTGGTGAAGGATGCTCTCATCCATGTTGAGGTGAAGAAGACCGATATCGCGGGCAGCGAAGAAGTCGCGGGCGCGACACTGGTTGTTCTGGACAAGGACGAGAAGGTAGTCGACAGCTGGGTCTCCGAGGAAGGCAAGACCCATGTGGTCGAGCACCTGAATGCAGGCGAAAACTACACGCTGCGTGAGACAGTGGCGCCGGAAGGCTACGCGTACACGACAGATATCGAGTTCACGGTGAAGAAAGACGGCACAGTAGATGCCGGAAATGCACTGACACATGATGAAGACGGAAACCAGGTCATTCTGGTGAAGGATGCTCTCATCCATGTTGAGGTGAAGAAGACCGATATTGCGGGCAGCGAAGAAGTTGCAGGCGCGACACTGGTTGTTCTGGACAAGGACGAGAAGGTAGTCGACAGCTGGGTCTCCGAGGAAGGCAAGACTCATGTGGTCGAGCACCTGAACGCAGGCGAAAACTACACGCTGCGTGAGACAGTGGCGCCGGAAGGCTACGCGTACACGACAGATATCGAGTTCACGGTGAAGAAAGACGGCACAGTAGATGCCGGAAATGCACTGACACATGATGAAGACGGAAACCAGGTCATTCTGGTGAAGGATGCTCTCATCCATGTTGAGGTGAAGAAGACCGATATTGCGGGCAGCGAAGAAGTTGCAGGCGCGACACTGGTTGTTCTGGACAAGGACGAGAAGGTAGTCGACAGCTGGGTCTCCGAGGAAGGCAAGACTCATGTGGTCGAGCACCTGAACGCGGGCGAAAGCTACACGCTGCGTGAGACGGTGGCGCCGACCGGATATGCGTATGCGACAGACATCGAGTTCACGGTGAACAAGGATGGCAGTGTAACGACAAAGGGATCCACCACGACGGACGAAGAAGGGAACACGGTCATCCTGGTGAAGGATGCGCTCCTGGATATCGAAGTGCGGAAGACGGACATCGCGGGCAGCGAAGAAGTCGAAGGCGCGGTACTGATCGTGCTGGATAAGGACGGCAAGGTCGTAGACAGCTGGACGTCGAGCAAGGCGGAAGGCGACCACATCATCAAGAACCTGGATGCAGGCGCGACATACACACTGCGTGAGGCAATAGCTCCAGATGGGTACACAGTCACAACGGATATCACTTTTGCAGTTGACAAAGCTGGTAATGTAACAACAAAAGCAAAGACAATCATCGATGATGATGGAAACACGGTCATCCTGGTGGAAGATGCGAAGACCAGCATCAAGGTCAGCAAGGTAGACATTGCCGGCGGTGCCGAGCTTGAAGGTGCGCATATCCAGATTCTGGACAGCGAAGGCAAGGTAGTCACAGAATGGGATTCCACGAAGGAAGCGCATGTTGTAAAGGGCCTGAAGACGGGCGTTGAGTATAAGCTGAAGGAGACAGTGGCTCCGGATGGATATACGATCGCAGCAACGACGACCTTCACGATTGACGAAACCGGCAAGGTAACCTCCACCGGTACAGTGACCGAAGACGGCGTGCTGCTGGTAGAGGATGCCAAGACCCACATTGAGGTCAGCAAGGTTGACATCGCTGACGGCGAAGAACTGGAAGGCGCTGAGATCCAGATCCTGAAGGAAGTCAAGGGCGACGAGGAAAAGGACGACAGCAAGGAATACGTCGAAATAGAAGGCAAGACCTATGAAGTCGTGGACAAGTGGACGTCCGAGAAGGACAAGACCCATGTGGTCGAAGGCCTGCTGACGGATACCGAGTATACGCTGCGTGAGACGGTGGCTCCGGGAGGGTACACCATCGCGACGAACACGACCTTCACAATCGATGAGAACGGCAAAGTCACCAGCACGGGCACGGTCAGTGACAACGGCGTGCTGCTGGTAGAGGATGCCAAGACCCACATTGAGGTCAGCAAGGTTGACATTGCTGACGGCGAAGAGCTGGAAGGCGCTGAGATCCAGATCCTGAAGGAAGTCAAGGACGACGAGGAGAAGGACGACAGCAAGGAATATGTCGAAATCGAAGGCAAGACCTACGAAGTCGTGGACAAGTGGACGTCCGAGAAGGACAGCACCCATGTGGTCGAAGGCCTGCTGACGGATACCGAGTATACGCTGCGTGAGACGGTGGCTCCGGAAGGGTACACCATCGCGACGAACACTACCTTCACAATCGATGAGAACGGCAAAGTGACCTCCACTGGCTCTGTGACCGAAAATGGCATCCTGCTGGTGGAAGACGCGAAGACCCATATCGAAGTGAGCAAAGTTGACATTGCCGACGGCGAAGAGCTGGAAGGCGCTGAGATCCAGATCCTGAAGGAAGTCAAGGACGACGAGGAGAAGGACGACAGCAAGGAATACGTCGAGATCGAAGGCAAGACCTACGAAGTCGTGGACAAGTGGACATCCGAGAAGGACAGCACCCACGTGGTCGAAGGCCTGCTGACAGATACCGAGTATACGCTGCGTGAGACGGTGGCTCCGGAAGGATACACCATCGCGACGAACACCACCTTCACAATTGATGAGAACGGCAAAGTGACCTCCACTGGCTCTGTGACCGAAGATGGCATCCTGCTGGTGGAAGACGCGAAGACCCATATCGAAGTGAGCAAGGTCGACATCGCAAACGGCGAGGAACTGCCGGGCGCTGAGATCCAGATCCTGAAGGAAGTCAAGGATGACGAGGAGAAGGAGGCCGGCAAGGAATACGTCGAAATCGAAGGCAAGACCTATGAAGTCGTGGACAAGTGGACATCCGAGAAGGACAGCACCCACGTGGTCGAAGGCCTGCTGACAGATACCGAGTATACGCTGCGTGAGACGGTGGCTCCGGAAGGATACACCATCGCGACGAACACCACCTTCACAATTGATGAGAACGGCAAAGTGACCTCCACTGGCTCTGTGACCGAAGATGGCATCCTGCTGGTGGAAGACGCGAAGACCCATATCGAAGTGAGCAAGGTCGACATCGCGAACGGCGAGGAACTGCCGGGCGCTGAGATCCAGATCCTGAAGGAAGTCAAGGGCGACGAGGAGAAGGAGGCCGGCAAGGAATACGTCGAAATCGAAGGCAAGACCTATGAAGTCGTGGATAAGTGGACATCCGAGAAGGACAACACCCACGTGATCGAAGGCCTGCTGACGGGTACCGAGTATATCCTGCGCGAGACTGTAGCTCCGAACGGATACGATATCGCGACAGACACCACATTCACCATTGACGAACTGGGCAATGTGACCTCGACCGGTACGGTGACCGAAGACGGTATTCTGCTGGTGGAAGACGCCATGTTTAAAGTTCCTGCCGCGGTGAAGAAGGTATGGAACGACGGGAACAACCAGGACGGCGTACGGCCGCTCATCGTGAGAGTGAACCTGCTGGCGAACGGTGTGAAGGTTGACAGCGTTGTGCTGAGCATGGCGAATGGCTGGATGGCAGTGATCAATGACCTGCCGATGGTGGACGGTGAACAGAAGGATATCGAATACACCTGGGCAGAAGAAGCACCCGGCAACGGATACACGCTGACCAGCCAGGAGAAGAAGGGTACCCTGACCACCATTACCAACAGCCTGCCGCCGGAGACAACCGGACTGAGCGTGCAGAAGACCTGGGATGATGACAACAATGCCTACCAGACCAGACCTGCCGAGATCAAAGTCCAGCTGTACGCGGACGGTAAAGCCTGCGGTGACGCGGTTGCGCTGAACGCGGCAAACAGCTGGAAAGCTGAATGGACCGGACTGGACAAGTTCGTCAATGAAGACTGCCAGACCGGGCACGCGAAGGAAATCATTTACACGGTGGAAGAGCTGGAAGTGCCGGAAGGCTATCAGGCAGCTGTGAGCGGCAATGCCAAGACCGGATTTGTGATTCGGAACGTGCTGGAACGCGGCAAACTGATCATCGAAAAGAACTTCCAGTTTGGCGAAATCGAACCCGATGAGCCGGACAATACTCCGATGGATATCCCGGTTACCAAGACCTGGAATGACAACGGAAACAAGGACGGCAACCGGCCGGCGAGCATTACGGTACGCCTGCTGGCTGACGGAACGGAAGTCGCCAGCGCCGAGCTGACCGCCGCCGGCGGATGGGGTACGGTATTCACCGGCCTGCCGCGTTACAACGGCGAGGAGAAGATCCACTACACCATCACCGAAGATCCGGTAGCCTGGTACACGGCTGAGATCAACGGATTCAACATCCGGAACAATTACGTGCCGGAAGTGACCAGCGCAACGGTCCGGAAGGTATGGGATGACAACAACAACGCCGAGAAGATGAGACCGTCCAGCATCCATGTGATGCTGAGCAACGGAACCACCGTACTCCTGAGCGAGGAGAACGGCTGGACCGCGACGATCAACAACCTGCCCACCCGGGTGAACGGCCAGCCCGTCACCTATACATGGACGGAGCAGACGGTGATTGCCTACAAGCAGAGCAAGGTGGAACAGCAGGGCAACACCACGATCTTCACGAACAGCTTCACCCAGATCCCGAAGGTTCCGGATCTCCCGAAGAAGCCGACCGTTCCGGACGGCACATGGGAGAGATTCGAAGAGTACGATACCCCGTTGGGAGTACAGACGATTATCAACCACGTGGGCGACTGCTTCGACTAA